The Flavobacterium jumunjinense genome includes a region encoding these proteins:
- a CDS encoding ABC transporter permease, which produces MNFPFYIAKRYAVSFSKNSTINIITIIATIAIIASAMALFTFLSVFSGLREFTLSYSNTSDPDFTVSPNSGKSFLFTKNQEEQIKNSTNFSNYSKIIEDRVLFNYDNKEQIAIIKGVDSLFTSVSAIDRHLYVGNWLEANSNQVIVGTEISKKLSLGLFDYNNSLNIFSPKPGSGLIENNENAFNSAKLQPVGIFNINEDIDNKYVFCDISITQKLFNFKNNQVTSIVLKSNTNTSEETAIKELKDIFKNKVTIKTKAQLNDSLYKMLNSENLFIYLFSTLVVILTLFCLAGAIVMIIIDKKENIYTLYNIGLNFNDIRKVFFIQGTIITFFGLFFGITLGTLLILIQQKFSLLMITPDFPYPVVFKIKNIGIVILTIIPLGIISSWIASGRVNKEILK; this is translated from the coding sequence TTGAATTTCCCATTTTACATAGCAAAAAGATATGCTGTAAGTTTTAGTAAAAACTCTACAATAAACATCATTACGATAATTGCAACCATTGCAATTATCGCAAGTGCTATGGCATTATTCACTTTTCTTTCTGTATTTAGTGGCCTAAGAGAGTTTACACTAAGCTACAGCAACACATCAGACCCTGACTTTACTGTCTCTCCAAATTCTGGCAAATCCTTTCTTTTTACTAAAAACCAAGAAGAACAAATAAAAAACAGCACCAACTTCAGTAATTATTCTAAAATAATTGAAGACAGAGTACTTTTTAACTACGACAACAAAGAACAAATCGCAATTATAAAAGGAGTCGACAGCTTATTCACAAGTGTAAGCGCAATTGACCGACATTTATACGTAGGAAACTGGCTAGAAGCAAATTCAAACCAAGTAATTGTTGGAACAGAAATTTCAAAAAAACTCTCACTTGGATTATTTGACTACAACAATTCCTTAAACATATTCTCCCCCAAACCCGGAAGCGGACTAATAGAGAACAATGAAAACGCATTCAACTCAGCAAAACTCCAACCAGTTGGAATCTTTAACATAAACGAAGACATTGACAATAAATATGTTTTTTGCGACATTTCAATTACACAAAAACTGTTTAATTTCAAAAACAACCAAGTAACCAGTATTGTGTTAAAATCAAACACAAATACCTCAGAAGAAACAGCAATAAAAGAACTTAAAGATATCTTTAAGAACAAGGTAACAATAAAAACCAAAGCTCAACTAAACGACTCTTTATATAAAATGCTAAATTCTGAAAACTTATTCATATACCTATTCAGTACATTAGTTGTGATTTTAACACTGTTTTGTCTAGCTGGCGCAATTGTCATGATAATAATAGATAAAAAAGAAAACATCTATACCCTTTACAATATTGGACTAAATTTCAATGATATTAGAAAAGTATTTTTCATACAAGGAACAATAATTACCTTTTTTGGATTATTCTTCGGAATAACACTTGGAACCCTATTAATACTTATTCAGCAAAAATTCTCTTTACTAATGATAACACCTGACTTTCCATATCCTGTTGTTTTCAAAATAAAAAATATTGGCATCGTCATATTAACAATTATCCCCCTAGGAATAATCTCATCATGGATTGCTTCTGGAAGAGTAAACAAAGAGATCCTAAAATAA
- a CDS encoding PID-CTERM protein-sorting domain-containing protein has protein sequence MKLIVNKIVFILMMLVSFEGVFSQTNPPPPPTPPPGDVPVDGGVWFMLVVGIVFGYYSIRYIYKNKRSSI, from the coding sequence ATGAAGTTAATAGTGAATAAAATAGTTTTTATTTTGATGATGTTGGTGAGCTTTGAGGGTGTGTTCTCTCAAACAAATCCTCCTCCTCCGCCTACTCCTCCGCCTGGAGATGTTCCAGTTGATGGAGGTGTTTGGTTTATGTTAGTTGTAGGGATTGTATTCGGATATTACTCAATTAGGTATATTTACAAAAATAAAAGAAGCTCTATATAG
- the mce gene encoding methylmalonyl-CoA epimerase, translated as MNKIEHIGIAVKDLEVSNLVFEKLFGVASYKEEEVESEGVKTSFFMNGPNKIELLQAISDASPIAKFIEKRGEGIHHIAFDVTDIVSEIERLKKEGFVVLNEIPKKGADNKLVAFLHPKSTNGVLIELCQEIK; from the coding sequence ATAAATAAAATTGAACATATTGGAATTGCAGTAAAAGATTTAGAAGTCTCTAATTTGGTTTTTGAAAAGCTTTTTGGTGTGGCTTCTTATAAGGAAGAAGAGGTGGAGAGTGAAGGTGTTAAGACTTCTTTTTTTATGAATGGTCCCAATAAAATTGAATTGTTACAGGCGATAAGTGACGCGAGTCCTATAGCTAAATTTATAGAAAAAAGAGGAGAAGGAATTCATCATATTGCTTTTGATGTTACGGATATTGTGAGTGAGATTGAAAGATTGAAAAAAGAAGGTTTTGTGGTTTTGAATGAAATTCCTAAAAAAGGTGCTGATAATAAGTTAGTTGCTTTTCTTCATCCAAAGAGTACTAATGGAGTCTTGATAGAGCTTTGTCAGGAGATAAAATAA
- a CDS encoding 50S ribosomal protein L25/general stress protein Ctc yields the protein MKSITIKGSERESVGKKATKAVRDAGMVPCVIYGGNQPVHFAADERAFKDLVYTPNAHTVVIELENGKKVEAILQDIQFHPVSDAILHIDFFELNEDKEIVMEVPVKVTGKSPGVMAGGVLRLNQRRLKVKALPKNLPDFVEADINPLQMGNKLYVTKIETNNFKLMHPDNTVVCQVRISRAAMKAAQEAAKAAKAAPAKKK from the coding sequence ATGAAATCAATTACGATTAAAGGATCAGAAAGAGAAAGCGTAGGCAAAAAAGCAACAAAAGCCGTTCGCGATGCTGGAATGGTTCCTTGCGTTATTTACGGAGGAAATCAACCAGTACATTTTGCAGCAGATGAAAGAGCATTTAAAGACTTGGTATATACTCCAAACGCGCACACTGTTGTAATTGAATTAGAAAATGGAAAAAAAGTTGAAGCTATTCTACAAGACATCCAATTTCACCCAGTTTCAGATGCAATTTTACACATTGACTTCTTCGAATTAAACGAAGATAAAGAAATTGTTATGGAAGTTCCTGTAAAAGTTACTGGAAAATCTCCTGGAGTTATGGCTGGTGGTGTTTTACGTTTAAACCAACGTCGTTTAAAAGTAAAAGCATTACCTAAAAACTTACCTGATTTTGTTGAAGCAGATATTAATCCTTTACAAATGGGTAATAAGTTATACGTTACTAAAATTGAAACAAATAACTTTAAATTAATGCATCCTGACAACACTGTTGTGTGTCAAGTAAGAATTTCTCGTGCTGCAATGAAAGCTGCTCAAGAAGCTGCAAAAGCTGCAAAAGCTGCTCCAGCAAAGAAAAAATAA
- the rbfA gene encoding 30S ribosome-binding factor RbfA: METNRQKKIGTLLQKDLVDILQGEIRKNNLNNLIISVSKVNVTSDLSIAKVFLSVFPTEKAGEILTAIKSNTPLIKHDLAQRVKNQLRKVPNLIFYIDDSLDYIEKIDDALTGKENPVTNPDLLEKRKKS, translated from the coding sequence ATGGAGACTAATAGACAAAAAAAAATAGGCACACTACTACAAAAAGATCTTGTAGATATACTTCAAGGTGAAATAAGAAAAAATAATTTAAATAATTTAATTATTTCTGTTTCAAAAGTAAACGTGACCTCAGATTTATCAATTGCAAAAGTATTCTTAAGTGTCTTTCCAACTGAAAAGGCTGGAGAAATACTTACTGCAATAAAAAGCAACACACCTTTAATAAAACATGATTTAGCTCAACGCGTAAAAAATCAATTAAGAAAAGTACCTAATTTAATTTTCTACATTGATGACAGTCTTGATTATATCGAAAAGATTGACGACGCTTTAACAGGAAAAGAAAACCCCGTAACCAATCCTGATTTATTAGAAAAAAGGAAAAAATCTTAA
- a CDS encoding ribose-phosphate pyrophosphokinase has translation MSYNEPEAKIFACSQSVYLAEKIAESYGASLGKVTFSKYSDGEFQPSFEESIRGLRVFLVCSTFPNSDNLMELLLMIDAAKRASARHITAVIPYFGWARQDRKDKPRVPIGAKLVAKLLEAAGATRIMTMDLHADQIQGFFEKPVDHLFASTIFLPYVKSLNLDNLTIASPDMGGSKRAYAYSKFLESDVVVCYKQRKKANVIDTMELIGDVRGRNVILVDDMIDTGGTLAKAADVMMEKGALSVRAICTHPLLSGEAYEKIENSKLLELIVTDSIPLQKESKKIKVVSCSKLFADVMHMVQNNNSISGKFLM, from the coding sequence ATGTCATACAACGAGCCTGAGGCAAAAATATTTGCATGTTCTCAGAGTGTGTACTTAGCGGAAAAGATAGCTGAAAGCTATGGAGCTTCGTTAGGTAAAGTTACGTTCTCTAAATATAGTGACGGAGAATTTCAACCTTCTTTTGAAGAATCGATAAGAGGGCTGAGAGTTTTTCTAGTTTGTTCAACATTTCCTAATTCGGATAACTTAATGGAACTACTGCTTATGATAGATGCTGCTAAAAGAGCATCAGCACGTCATATAACTGCAGTTATTCCTTATTTCGGATGGGCAAGACAAGACAGAAAGGACAAACCAAGAGTTCCGATTGGAGCAAAACTAGTTGCTAAATTATTAGAAGCTGCTGGAGCTACAAGAATTATGACCATGGATTTACATGCAGATCAAATTCAAGGTTTTTTCGAGAAACCAGTAGATCATTTATTTGCCTCTACAATCTTTTTACCTTATGTAAAAAGTTTAAATTTAGACAACTTAACAATTGCTTCTCCAGATATGGGAGGATCAAAAAGAGCATATGCATATTCTAAATTTTTAGAATCTGACGTTGTGGTTTGCTACAAACAGAGAAAGAAAGCAAATGTTATTGACACGATGGAACTTATTGGAGACGTTAGAGGCAGAAATGTTATTCTAGTAGACGACATGATAGACACAGGCGGAACACTTGCAAAAGCAGCCGATGTAATGATGGAAAAAGGAGCACTAAGCGTTAGAGCAATATGTACTCATCCTTTATTGTCAGGTGAAGCCTATGAAAAGATTGAGAATTCTAAATTATTAGAATTAATTGTTACAGATTCTATTCCATTACAGAAAGAGTCTAAAAAAATAAAAGTTGTTTCGTGCTCTAAACTATTTGCAGATGTAATGCATATGGTACAAAACAACAATTCCATTAGTGGAAAATTTTTAATGTAA
- the pth gene encoding aminoacyl-tRNA hydrolase: protein MKKFLIIGLGNIGSEYVNTRHNIGFKILDHFANQEKLSYNTVKLGDITEFKIKGRTLLFLKPNTYMNLSGKAIKYWMEKENIEKENILVITDDLNLPFGSIRIKPKGSDGGHNGLKSIQQILSTSEYPRFRFGISDEYKKGQQVNYVLGEWSDDEKEKLKERLQVASEVIKSFTLAGLNNTMNTFNGK, encoded by the coding sequence ATGAAAAAATTTTTAATTATTGGACTAGGAAATATTGGCTCCGAATACGTTAACACACGTCATAACATAGGCTTTAAAATCCTTGATCATTTTGCAAATCAAGAAAAATTAAGCTATAATACTGTTAAACTAGGAGACATTACAGAATTCAAAATCAAAGGTAGAACATTACTATTTTTAAAGCCCAATACTTACATGAATCTAAGTGGAAAAGCGATTAAGTATTGGATGGAAAAAGAAAATATAGAAAAAGAGAATATACTCGTTATAACCGATGATTTAAATTTACCATTTGGAAGCATTAGAATTAAACCCAAAGGCAGTGATGGAGGTCATAACGGCTTAAAAAGTATCCAACAAATTTTAAGCACAAGTGAATACCCTAGGTTTAGATTTGGAATTAGTGATGAATATAAAAAAGGACAACAAGTAAACTATGTTCTTGGCGAGTGGAGTGATGATGAAAAAGAAAAACTAAAGGAAAGACTACAAGTAGCTTCAGAAGTTATAAAATCATTTACGCTAGCAGGATTAAACAACACCATGAACACATTTAATGGAAAATAA